One segment of Radiobacillus kanasensis DNA contains the following:
- a CDS encoding C45 family autoproteolytic acyltransferase/hydolase, producing MKKLALSGTAKEIGYEHGSKGKKEVIHSLETYEKLFHGYKQIDWQQAREYALEHVDSIEKYDYDLVEEMQGVAEGAGVDFEDILALNARSEIALAGYKGSSFSDGCTAMALYPPIHRDTIIAQNWDWKGRQTDSLLALSIQQQNKPDIQMITEGGMIGKIGWNSSGVGVCFNALLTDKKSNEVPIHLGLRGVLDSYSLTEAISKIKAGQMASAASFLIGADEGEPDKGMAVNFEVSPFGIYEVGTQMGRLVHSNHLLSNELKKHLKDMNEFRFDDSMIRKKRAEQLIDLSLQSGEDITEDTFKTWLSDTFNKPNSINHYKNELAPEHRQMETVFSIIMNLSKKNMYVCVGKPAEGTFEKITFES from the coding sequence ATGAAAAAACTGGCCTTATCAGGTACAGCAAAAGAAATTGGATACGAGCATGGAAGTAAAGGAAAAAAGGAAGTCATACACAGTTTAGAAACCTATGAAAAGCTTTTTCACGGATATAAACAAATTGATTGGCAACAAGCTCGGGAATACGCCCTTGAGCATGTCGATTCGATAGAGAAGTATGACTACGATCTGGTGGAAGAAATGCAAGGAGTGGCCGAAGGTGCCGGTGTGGATTTCGAAGACATTTTAGCCTTAAATGCTAGAAGTGAAATTGCTTTAGCTGGCTACAAAGGATCTTCCTTTTCAGATGGGTGTACGGCAATGGCTCTATACCCTCCTATCCATCGGGACACGATTATCGCACAGAATTGGGATTGGAAAGGACGTCAAACAGATAGCTTGCTTGCTCTATCCATCCAGCAACAAAATAAGCCAGATATTCAAATGATTACAGAAGGTGGAATGATTGGAAAGATAGGTTGGAATTCTTCCGGTGTGGGTGTTTGCTTTAATGCCCTTTTAACAGATAAAAAGTCCAATGAGGTTCCCATTCATTTAGGACTTAGAGGTGTCCTAGACTCCTATTCCTTAACGGAAGCCATTTCGAAAATAAAAGCAGGACAAATGGCATCAGCAGCCAGCTTCCTGATCGGTGCGGATGAGGGTGAACCCGACAAGGGAATGGCCGTCAATTTTGAAGTATCTCCTTTTGGAATCTATGAAGTAGGAACACAAATGGGAAGACTTGTTCATAGCAATCACCTCCTTTCCAATGAATTGAAGAAACACTTAAAAGATATGAACGAATTTCGTTTTGATGATTCCATGATACGAAAGAAGAGAGCAGAGCAATTGATCGACTTATCTCTTCAATCTGGAGAAGACATTACAGAAGATACGTTTAAAACTTGGCTTTCTGACACGTTCAATAAGCCAAACTCCATTAATCACTATAAAAACGAGCTTGCACCAGAGCATAGACAAATGGAAACGGTATTTTCTATCATTATGAATTTATCGAAAAAGAATATGTATGTATGTGTTGGGAAACCAGCGGAAGGAACCTTTGAAAAGATTACGTTTGAGTCCTAA
- a CDS encoding NAD(P)/FAD-dependent oxidoreductase, whose product MDNVSLWEATSNTRSKHPSLEGDQHCDVVIIGGGYSGLATSYFLQQKGVRTIILEKNLVGSGASGRNGGEVLTGFIGSASSLIKKKGLENAKRMFQMSLDSIDLIENIIELNGMDCSFKRNGSLLAAYKPEHVEGFKKEQEVLEKEFDYRVEVVKPEEIQSELKTTFYHGGRVDPSSAHFHPLNYALGLADAVVKHGGTIYENSNAIRVERENNKVIVHTDKGRVFAKEIVIVTNAYSGDLNKTIKRTIIPIESIMVATEPLPPEMLEELIKHDRAVSDTKHLLYYFRRTADNRVAFGGSGRSSSKRDQKQLFNRLAEGMVNVFPDLKDAKVEYQWGGKVGFTKEKLPYVGQLKDGTYFAFGYAGHGAAMSTYMGKVIAEKITSEEQESNPLEVNRVMPIPFHSQHEKAVSLMKYYYKYKDRSS is encoded by the coding sequence AATACAAGAAGTAAACATCCTTCATTAGAAGGAGATCAGCATTGTGATGTCGTTATCATCGGTGGTGGGTATTCCGGATTAGCGACGTCTTACTTTTTACAACAAAAAGGCGTCCGAACTATTATTTTGGAGAAAAATTTGGTAGGTAGTGGTGCGAGTGGGCGAAATGGAGGAGAAGTACTAACCGGTTTTATTGGGTCAGCTAGCTCTTTGATAAAGAAAAAGGGCTTAGAAAATGCCAAAAGAATGTTTCAAATGTCATTAGACTCTATCGATCTTATTGAAAATATTATTGAGTTAAACGGAATGGATTGTTCTTTTAAACGAAATGGAAGCTTATTAGCAGCCTACAAGCCAGAACACGTTGAAGGCTTTAAAAAAGAGCAAGAAGTATTGGAGAAAGAGTTTGATTATCGAGTAGAGGTCGTAAAACCTGAGGAAATCCAATCAGAGCTAAAAACGACTTTCTATCACGGGGGACGTGTAGATCCAAGTAGTGCACACTTTCACCCATTAAATTATGCGTTAGGATTAGCGGATGCAGTAGTCAAACATGGTGGAACCATCTATGAGAATTCCAATGCAATCCGTGTTGAACGAGAAAATAACAAAGTCATTGTTCATACAGATAAAGGTCGTGTATTTGCCAAAGAAATTGTTATCGTGACAAATGCATACTCCGGTGATTTAAATAAGACAATCAAGCGGACCATTATACCAATCGAGAGTATTATGGTTGCTACTGAGCCACTCCCACCGGAAATGTTGGAGGAGCTTATTAAGCATGATAGGGCGGTTTCGGATACGAAGCATTTACTCTATTACTTCCGTCGAACCGCGGATAACCGAGTAGCGTTTGGTGGATCAGGTCGATCATCTAGTAAACGAGATCAAAAACAATTATTCAACCGGTTGGCTGAAGGCATGGTAAACGTATTCCCGGACTTAAAGGATGCAAAGGTGGAATACCAATGGGGAGGGAAAGTTGGATTTACAAAAGAAAAACTCCCATATGTCGGGCAGCTAAAAGATGGCACATACTTTGCCTTTGGCTATGCGGGGCATGGTGCGGCAATGTCGACGTATATGGGTAAAGTTATTGCAGAAAAAATTACGTCAGAAGAACAGGAATCAAACCCATTGGAAGTGAATAGAGTCATGCCGATCCCGTTCCACAGTCAGCATGAAAAAGCTGTTAGCTTAATGAAATATTATTACAAGTATAAAGATAGATCTTCTTAA
- a CDS encoding NAD-dependent succinate-semialdehyde dehydrogenase produces MLYINGEWRPANSGKTMEVINPATGEKIADVASAGKGETQEAIEAANAAFSIWRKRTAQERSAYLERIADKLQEKKEELARTITTEMGKPLGEARREVDSSAAYVKWFAEEAKRVYGETIPANQSDKHLMILRQPIGVAAAITPWNFPLSMIARKIAPAIAAGCTVVIKPAPATPLSAMKMFECFDEADLPKGVANLIIGPAEEVGPVLTGSPIVRKITFTGSTAVGKLLLKQSADTVKKVSMELGGHAPFIVFEDADLEAAAKGAIATKFVNNGQTCICTNRIYVHESIKEEFGKILAEKARGLKVGNGLEDGVNVGPLINQASYEKVQRHVQDAVAKNGQVLCGGNPYEEDGLGGYFFEPTVITNATEDMQIATEETFGPVAPIFSFKEEAEVIEKANNTPYGLAAYFYTSDLSRGLRVMAELDYGIVGLNDPAPVTPQGPFGGYKESGIGREGGKSGILEYLEEKYISIHMI; encoded by the coding sequence ATGCTTTATATAAACGGCGAATGGCGTCCAGCTAATTCTGGAAAAACGATGGAAGTGATCAACCCTGCGACAGGGGAGAAAATAGCCGATGTTGCTTCGGCGGGAAAAGGGGAAACGCAAGAAGCAATTGAAGCGGCTAACGCTGCATTCTCCATTTGGCGAAAAAGAACGGCACAAGAAAGAAGTGCGTATTTAGAAAGAATAGCAGATAAGCTTCAAGAAAAGAAAGAAGAGCTTGCTAGAACGATTACGACAGAAATGGGAAAACCACTAGGCGAAGCACGCAGAGAAGTGGACTCTTCTGCTGCTTATGTGAAGTGGTTTGCGGAGGAAGCGAAACGTGTATATGGTGAAACCATTCCAGCTAATCAATCCGACAAACACTTAATGATTCTAAGACAGCCTATCGGAGTAGCGGCAGCTATTACACCGTGGAACTTTCCGTTATCCATGATTGCAAGAAAAATAGCCCCAGCAATCGCAGCAGGTTGTACGGTCGTGATTAAACCGGCCCCCGCAACCCCATTATCTGCGATGAAAATGTTTGAATGCTTTGATGAAGCAGACCTTCCAAAAGGGGTTGCCAATCTAATCATCGGACCAGCGGAAGAGGTTGGACCAGTCTTAACAGGTAGTCCAATTGTAAGGAAAATTACGTTTACTGGATCAACAGCAGTTGGAAAGCTTTTATTAAAACAATCAGCGGATACTGTGAAAAAGGTTTCCATGGAGCTAGGAGGTCATGCACCGTTTATCGTATTTGAAGATGCTGACCTGGAAGCTGCAGCAAAAGGCGCAATCGCAACGAAGTTTGTGAACAACGGGCAAACGTGTATTTGTACGAACCGTATTTACGTCCATGAGTCGATTAAAGAGGAATTTGGCAAGATTCTAGCGGAAAAAGCTCGTGGACTAAAGGTCGGAAATGGTCTGGAAGATGGAGTGAATGTAGGACCATTAATCAACCAAGCGTCTTATGAAAAAGTACAGCGACATGTCCAAGATGCTGTGGCTAAGAATGGTCAAGTGCTCTGTGGCGGGAATCCTTATGAAGAAGACGGACTAGGCGGTTATTTCTTTGAACCCACCGTTATTACCAACGCTACAGAGGATATGCAAATCGCGACAGAAGAAACCTTTGGACCAGTTGCACCAATCTTTAGCTTTAAAGAGGAAGCAGAAGTTATTGAAAAAGCGAACAACACACCATATGGGCTAGCTGCCTATTTTTATACAAGCGATTTAAGCAGAGGCTTACGTGTAATGGCGGAGCTGGATTATGGGATTGTAGGATTAAATGATCCTGCACCTGTTACTCCACAAGGACCGTTTGGTGGTTATAAAGAAAGTGGAATCGGGAGAGAAGGTGGAAAGTCGGGCATTCTCGAGTATTTAGAAGAAAAATACATTTCGATTCACATGATTTAA